In the genome of candidate division KSB1 bacterium, one region contains:
- the amrS gene encoding AmmeMemoRadiSam system radical SAM enzyme: MAEAPPLKQILKTQTMEGELYEVHTDNSLTCYACGHRCLIKDGRDGICRVRFNEGGKLYVPANYAAGVQCDPTEKKPFFHVFPGSLAVTFGMLGCDFHCAYCQNWVTSQALRDPKAVAPPQEVQPVDLIILGKQYQAKLIVSSYNEPLITSEWAVKIFKEAKKEGFTTGYVSNGNATPEVLDYIRPHTDLYKIDLKSFTDKNYRKLGGVLQHVLDSIEMVYEKGFWLEIVSLLIPGFNDSNDELKSMAKFLAEISPDIPWHVTAFHQDYKMQDSDNTPVETLIRAAEIGYETGLNYVYAGNLPGRVGKYENTFCPNCRVELITRFGFQILQNQIVNGECYNCQTQIPGRWENNLPENQDL, from the coding sequence ATGGCTGAAGCCCCACCACTCAAACAAATTCTGAAAACTCAAACCATGGAGGGTGAGTTGTATGAAGTTCACACAGACAACAGTTTAACATGTTACGCCTGCGGCCATCGCTGCTTAATTAAAGATGGACGCGACGGCATTTGCCGGGTGCGATTCAATGAAGGTGGTAAACTCTACGTACCAGCAAATTACGCCGCCGGCGTTCAGTGTGATCCTACCGAAAAAAAACCTTTCTTTCATGTCTTTCCCGGTTCATTAGCGGTCACCTTTGGCATGCTTGGCTGCGATTTCCACTGCGCCTATTGCCAGAATTGGGTAACTTCTCAAGCTCTGCGCGATCCGAAGGCCGTGGCCCCGCCTCAGGAGGTCCAGCCAGTCGATTTGATCATTTTGGGGAAGCAGTATCAGGCAAAGCTAATCGTCAGCAGCTACAACGAACCGCTCATCACCAGTGAATGGGCAGTCAAAATTTTCAAAGAAGCTAAGAAAGAAGGGTTCACGACCGGCTACGTTTCCAATGGCAACGCAACACCTGAGGTGCTCGATTATATCCGGCCACACACCGATCTGTATAAAATTGATTTAAAATCATTTACTGATAAAAATTACCGCAAATTGGGCGGCGTCCTTCAGCATGTTCTTGATTCCATTGAAATGGTCTATGAAAAAGGATTCTGGCTGGAGATCGTTTCGTTGCTCATCCCCGGGTTCAACGATTCGAACGATGAACTCAAATCCATGGCCAAATTTCTGGCTGAAATCTCGCCTGACATCCCCTGGCATGTCACCGCATTTCACCAGGATTACAAAATGCAAGATTCGGATAACACCCCTGTTGAGACTTTAATTCGGGCGGCGGAGATTGGCTATGAAACCGGATTGAACTACGTTTATGCCGGCAACCTTCCCGGAAGGGTTGGTAAATATGAAAACACATTCTGTCCAAACTGCAGAGTCGAACTGATTACCAGATTTGGATTTCAAATTCTGCAAAATCAAATTGTAAACGGCGAATGTTATAATTGTCAAACTCAAATTCCGGGCAGGTGGGAAAATAACTTACCGGAAAACCAGGATTTGTGA
- a CDS encoding replication-associated recombination protein A: MELFDQEAQKEISKSTPLADRMRPKSLADFVGQEHLVGEDKVLRKAIESDELVSMIFWGPPGVGKTTLAEIIASETTSDFYQMSAVTAGVADIRKVLEKARVNRKLAKRTILFIDEIHRFNKAQQDALLHSVEDGTVLLIGATTENPSFEVNAPLLSRCRVYRMNPLVFEELEVIVKSALSKDELLGKEKIEFENNADKLLINLSGGDARSALNALELTTRLAKKSETETVKVTEKIIKEALQTKTTMYDKKGEYHYDVISAFIKSVRGSDPNAALYWLARMIEAGEDPKFIARRLIILASEDIGNADPQALVVATSTFTAVTYIGMPEGQLVLAQATTYLASAPKSNASYKAIGAARKDIQMNPVGSVPMHLRNAPTKLMKKEGYSEGYLYPHDHDDNFVNQAYLPEELLNRIYYHPTENGVEKQIKERLERLWQKYRKNEE; the protein is encoded by the coding sequence ATGGAACTCTTCGACCAGGAAGCTCAAAAAGAAATCTCCAAATCCACGCCGCTTGCCGATCGCATGCGCCCGAAATCACTAGCGGATTTTGTGGGGCAGGAACACCTGGTGGGTGAAGATAAAGTTCTGCGCAAAGCCATCGAAAGCGATGAGTTGGTTTCCATGATCTTTTGGGGACCACCGGGTGTGGGCAAAACAACGTTGGCAGAAATCATCGCCAGCGAAACCACATCTGATTTTTATCAGATGAGCGCGGTGACAGCCGGAGTTGCAGACATCCGCAAAGTCTTGGAAAAGGCCAGAGTCAATCGCAAACTGGCCAAGCGTACCATTCTGTTCATCGATGAAATTCACCGCTTTAACAAAGCCCAGCAAGATGCATTGCTGCACAGCGTCGAGGATGGCACGGTTTTGCTCATTGGTGCGACGACTGAAAATCCGTCTTTTGAAGTGAACGCGCCGCTGCTTTCCCGCTGCCGGGTTTACCGGATGAACCCTTTAGTTTTTGAAGAACTTGAAGTGATTGTAAAGTCAGCGTTATCCAAAGATGAGCTATTGGGCAAAGAGAAAATCGAGTTTGAAAACAACGCCGACAAACTCTTGATAAATCTTTCCGGGGGTGACGCCCGCAGTGCCTTGAATGCATTGGAACTGACCACAAGATTGGCCAAGAAATCTGAAACTGAGACGGTAAAGGTCACGGAAAAAATTATCAAAGAGGCATTGCAAACAAAGACCACGATGTATGACAAGAAAGGCGAATACCACTACGATGTCATCTCTGCGTTTATCAAAAGTGTTCGCGGTTCGGACCCGAATGCGGCGCTCTATTGGCTTGCCCGCATGATTGAAGCCGGCGAAGACCCGAAGTTCATTGCCCGGCGATTGATTATCCTCGCCTCGGAAGATATCGGCAATGCCGACCCGCAGGCGCTGGTTGTGGCCACTTCTACATTTACGGCTGTCACTTACATTGGTATGCCGGAGGGACAACTGGTGCTGGCGCAAGCAACCACTTATCTTGCCTCAGCTCCGAAAAGCAATGCTTCTTACAAAGCCATTGGTGCCGCCCGCAAAGACATTCAAATGAATCCGGTTGGCTCGGTGCCGATGCATTTGAGAAATGCCCCTACTAAGTTGATGAAAAAAGAGGGGTACTCAGAAGGGTATCTTTATCCACATGATCATGATGATAATTTTGTTAATCAAGCTTACTTACCTGAGGAATTACTTAACCGAATTTACTATCATCCAACCGAAAACGGGGTTGAAAAGCAAATCAAGGAGAGGTTAGAGAGGCTTTGGCAGAAGTATCGTAAAAATGAAGAGTAA
- a CDS encoding type II toxin-antitoxin system HicB family antitoxin — protein MQNQFTAIIEKDEDWYIAHCSEIPGSNGQGKTPEECKKNLADAITLILEGVVKCQ, from the coding sequence ATGCAAAATCAATTCACAGCTATTATTGAAAAAGATGAAGATTGGTATATCGCACACTGTTCTGAGATTCCAGGCTCTAATGGGCAGGGCAAAACGCCTGAAGAGTGTAAAAAAAACCTTGCCGATGCAATTACTTTGATTTTGGAAGGAGTTGTAAAATGTCAGTAG
- a CDS encoding RNA polymerase sigma factor, with the protein MEKSTDKELMNLVLKKNSHAFKILYQRYELAIFNFIFKYTSSREIAQDLLQETFTRVWFAAHLFDYEGGNFRGWLYTIALNTTRNEMSKKRYTYQYLDVSEIKGEQEPAHPEAEQPDSKMENLDLKEKIEQALENLKPHFREIIILKHFQQLKFREIAEITKTPESTLKARFHRGIEQLRKHLDRMEFSDAA; encoded by the coding sequence ATGGAAAAAAGTACAGATAAAGAGCTGATGAATTTAGTTTTGAAAAAAAACAGTCACGCTTTCAAAATTTTGTACCAACGGTATGAGTTGGCGATTTTTAATTTTATTTTTAAATACACCAGCAGTAGAGAAATCGCGCAGGATTTGCTGCAGGAGACATTTACGCGGGTCTGGTTTGCGGCGCATTTGTTTGATTATGAAGGCGGAAATTTTAGAGGCTGGCTTTACACCATCGCCTTGAATACAACCAGAAATGAGATGTCAAAAAAGCGCTACACTTATCAATATCTCGATGTCTCCGAAATTAAAGGTGAACAGGAACCGGCCCACCCCGAGGCTGAGCAACCGGATTCTAAAATGGAGAATTTAGATCTCAAAGAAAAAATTGAACAGGCCTTGGAAAACCTGAAACCGCATTTTCGCGAGATTATCATTTTGAAGCATTTTCAACAGCTGAAATTCAGAGAGATTGCCGAGATCACCAAAACACCCGAAAGCACACTTAAAGCCAGATTTCATCGAGGAATCGAGCAGTTAAGAAAACACTTAGACCGGATGGAGTTTTCAGATGCAGCATAA
- a CDS encoding zinc ribbon domain-containing protein, whose protein sequence is MNKKKLIRKIALPAAIVFVASMICSFSLFLYVDSLYEKRAEELNAHIGELTDRNQKYLQDITQAVQEIAEQVPTTDLASTQLIQELQSGFLREHQMTDRAKKYLWMIDTSGEFVFGAPAAVFVRLNSAFDQQKEVLTNAGLFRSRNDFLTKLVDRHHKINFTNLDLNSLKKQLGLEKSDILISVPGYREDSWYYSRERAHLLTSPLTNQSGTVLGTLFLKIDDSVNHKLYYSKFQVQHESAASTLAPAFSFFAFLAGLFLWFLLPTWVYIDAQQRDIRNPGIWAFITLISLIFGLAIYLITRPSAMKSFHCPQCENEVNGGAFCPHCGFDLSSTMCPQCQYPIKPEWSFCPSCRTQLKEKVELETEKKQAVEKKKSEKETS, encoded by the coding sequence ATGAACAAGAAAAAACTTATTCGAAAAATCGCTTTACCGGCCGCTATCGTATTCGTTGCTTCGATGATATGCAGCTTTTCGCTTTTTCTGTATGTGGATTCGCTTTATGAAAAACGGGCCGAGGAGTTGAATGCACACATTGGCGAATTGACCGATCGAAACCAAAAATATTTGCAGGACATAACACAAGCAGTCCAGGAGATCGCAGAACAAGTGCCGACGACAGATCTTGCGAGTACACAGCTCATTCAGGAGTTGCAGTCCGGGTTTTTGAGGGAACATCAAATGACAGATCGCGCAAAGAAATATCTTTGGATGATCGACACATCCGGTGAATTCGTCTTTGGCGCCCCGGCAGCCGTTTTTGTGCGTCTGAATTCTGCCTTTGACCAACAAAAAGAGGTGCTCACAAATGCCGGTCTGTTCAGAAGCAGAAATGATTTCCTAACCAAATTGGTTGACCGTCACCACAAGATCAACTTTACTAATCTTGATTTAAATTCTTTGAAAAAGCAATTGGGCCTGGAAAAATCGGATATCCTAATTTCCGTTCCCGGTTACAGAGAAGATAGTTGGTATTACTCGAGGGAAAGGGCACACTTGTTGACCAGCCCCCTGACAAACCAGTCCGGAACCGTTTTGGGAACTCTGTTCCTAAAGATCGACGATTCTGTGAACCATAAATTGTACTATAGCAAGTTCCAGGTGCAACACGAAAGTGCGGCATCTACTCTGGCACCGGCTTTTTCCTTTTTTGCTTTTCTTGCCGGATTGTTTCTCTGGTTTCTTTTGCCGACCTGGGTCTACATCGATGCCCAGCAGCGCGACATCAGAAACCCGGGCATCTGGGCGTTTATCACGCTCATTTCTCTTATATTCGGTTTGGCTATTTATTTGATTACGCGGCCGTCTGCCATGAAATCATTCCACTGTCCGCAGTGTGAGAATGAAGTAAATGGAGGGGCGTTTTGCCCGCATTGCGGCTTCGATTTATCCAGCACGATGTGTCCCCAGTGCCAGTACCCAATTAAGCCTGAGTGGTCTTTTTGTCCAAGCTGCCGGACGCAGCTCAAGGAAAAAGTGGAATTGGAAACTGAAAAAAAACAGGCGGTTGAAAAAAAGAAGAGTGAAAAAGAAACTTCTTAA